The genomic window GGCGCGCTCGGGCGTGATGGCCAGCGAGGCGACCAGCAGGTCGACCTTGTTGGTCAGCAAAAACGGAATGCGGTTGGGGCCGGTCACCGGCACGATGTTGGCCTTGACGCCCCACTCCTTGGCGAGCAGCTTGGCCACATCGGCGTCATAGCCGTCGGGCTGGTTCTGCGCATTGGTGGTGCCATAGGGCGGAAAGTCGACCAGCATGCCAATGGTGATCTCGCCCTTCTTCTTGATGTCGGCCACGGATTGGGCCGAGGCGAAGGGTGCGAACACGGTGAGCGCGGCGCCAAGGCCAAGGGCAGCCAGCGCAACGCGGCGGGTGGTGGTACGGGTCATTGGATGTGTCTCCTGAAAATGAAAAGGAAGCGACGAGAAGAGAGAAAAACGAAGGATCAGCGTGCGAGCGCCCGTGCGCGCTTGCGTTCCATGCGCCCGGCCAGCAACGAGAGCGGCCAGCAGATCGCAAAGTAGATGGCGGCCACCACCGAGAACACGATGAGCGGTTGGAAGGTGGCGTTGTTGACGATTTGCCCCGCACGCGTCACCTCCACGAAGCCGATGATGGCTGCGAGCGAGGTGCCCTTGATGATCTGCACCAGGTAGCCCACGGTGGGCGCCAGCGCAATCTTGAAGGCCTGCGGCAGCACCACGTCGCGCATGCGCGCGCTGTACTTGAGGCTCAGCGCCTGGGCGGCTTCCCACTGGCCGCGCGGAACAGCCTCGATGCAGCCGCGCCAGATTTCACCCAGGAAGGCCGCGCTGTTCAGGATGAGCGCCACGCCTGCGGCAACCCACGGGTTGATGTCGAGCCCCAGCACCGGCGCACCGAAGAACACCAGAAAGAGCTGCAGCAGCAGCGGCGTGCCCTGGAAGATCTGGATGAAGGTGGTCGACACGCCGCGTGCCCACGCCGACTCGGACGTGCGCATGAGCGCGATGATCAAGCCGAGGATCGCGCCGCCGACGAATGCAATGGCCGAGAGCGCGAGCGTCCACTTGGCCGCTTCGAGGATGAACAGGAACTCGGGAAAACCGAAGGTACGCATGATGGGTCTTGCTCCGTCCGCAGCGAATTACCGGCGGTCCGGATAGTTGAGCGTGCGCTTGTAGATCAGCTTGAACATGGCCGAGAAAGCCAGCGCCAGCGCGAGGTAGATGGCAGCCACCACGATGTAGATCTCGAAGCTGCGGAAGGTCTGCGACTGAAGGTTGGCGGCCACCGAGGTCAGGTCGTCGGCCGAGATGACCGACACCACGGCCGAACTCAGCATCAGCAGGATGAACTGGCTGGTGAGCGCCGGGTAAATGGCCTTGAGCGCGGGCTTGATGATCACGAAGCGGAAGATCTCCCAGGGCTTGAGGTTGAGCGCCCTGCCCGCCTCGATCTGCCCCTTGGGAATCGACTCGATGCCCGCGCGGATGATTTCGGTCGCATACGCGCCGAGGTTCACCACCATGGCCACCAGCGCGGCCGTTTGTGGCGACCAGCGCAGGCCGATGGCAGGCAGCGCGAAGAAGAAAAAGAACAGCTGCACCAGGAACGGCGTATTGCGGATGACCTCGATGTACGCATTGATGACAAAGCGCAGCCAGCCCGGCCCCGAGGTCTTGCCCCAGGCGCAGAAGATGGCGACCACCAGGCCGATCAGCGTGGCGGAAAGCGAAAGCTGAATCGTGATCCAGGTGCCCTTGAGCAGCAGCGGCCAGGCAGCGAAGACGGCGTCGAATTGAAACTGGTAGTTCATGGTTGCGAGCACGGGCGTTGCCGTGCGCATGCCTCGAAAGCAATGCTTGCAGCTTATATGAAACCGGTTTCAGAGCAGCCTAGGGATTCCCCTAGGTAGGCACCTCCTGCCTACACTGGAGCGATGCCCAATACATCCTCAGCGCCCGCAGTGCAGCATTTCAGGCAAGCCCTGCTCTGGCCCTTGCGGCTGATGCCGGCACCCGATGCCAAGCCCGCGCACCACGGCCCGTGGCACGTGCTGCGCGAGATGGGCGACGCATCGCCCTGGCGCGAGGAGATCGACGAATACACCGGGGACAGCAGCCGCTTTCACGAGCGCCACTACAACGAGTTCGTGAGCTTCCTGCCCTATGTGCAGCGCTTCCTGTACGGCGAGGGCCGCTCAAAGGGCAAGGGCGGCGAAGAAGGCGGGAACGATGGCGATTCGCCAATGCGCATCTTTCGCCGCCGCGACGTTGCGGCCGTGCGCATGGTGCCGCAGGCCGGCGACGCGCCCATCACGCTCGACGTGGTGCACTGCGACTTGTATTTCTTCTTCGACATCGACGTGGTGCTGCTCAACCTGGAAGTCGGCGCGGACAACCTGAGCCTTGCGCAAGCGCAAGACCTGCTCTACCGCTTCGGCCGCGCCTACCCAGCCGGCTGGAGCGCCGATGGCGGCGCGCTGCATTGCATGGCCAGCGTCGAGTGGCTGGCCGCCGACGGCAGCGTGCTCGCGCGATCGGATGCGCAGCAGCGCGACGCATTTCTCTCGCACGTGGCCGAGCATCGCGCGCCACGCATTTCGGCCCACTGGGCCTACCTGATGCAGCCGCTGGTGAGCGACCATTCCGACGACCCCGGCGTGCTGCGCTACCGGCAGATCGAGTACTACCGCATGCCGGTGATGGCATACCTTTCGCTCGACGATCCGAAGCGCCTCTCGCGCAACGACTTCATCCGGCTAGGCCTGGTCACCGGCGCCGCCGAAGCCGATGCGGCCCGCGATGCCCACCTGCCCTATGCGGAACAGCACCTTGCAGACTTCGAGCACAAGTACTGCTACGACCGCTTCTGGGTCGATGCCGGCGCGGCGCCCAACACGCGCTACCTGTGCAACGGCCACGCGCTGATCGTGGTGGGCGATGCGCGCTCCGAGTTCTTCTGCTGCCGCGACCGCGGCGTGCTTGCGCAGTTCAGGCACCAGCACTTCCTGCTGTTTCTCATCGCGCATTTTCAGAAGGCATCGCTGCTGATGTTCTCGGACCAGCTTGTGGAGGCGCTCAAGCGGCTCGACATTCGCAGCACGCCGAGCGTGAAGCAGTTCAAGCGCGCCATCCGCTCGAGCTTCGAACGCTTTCTGCGCTTTACCCACCGCTATTGGTTTCACGAGATTTCCGAACAGGCGCAGGTGCGCGCGCTCTCGCACATGTGCACCACGCACCTCGGGCTCGACCCGCTCTACGACGAGGTCAAGTCGCGCATTGCTGACATGAACACCTACCTCGATGCAGACAGCCTGCGGCGGCAGGCCAGCACCGTGGTGCGGCTTACGGTGGTCACGCTGTTCGGCCTGATCGGCACCGTCACCACGGGCTTTCTGGGCATGAACCTGCTAGCCGAGGCCGACGCGCCGCTGTGGCGCAAGGCGATCTGGTTCGGCGTGGTGTTCGTCTTCACGACCTGGCTCACGATCTACACGATGGTGAAGTCGCAGCGCCTGTCTGATTTCATCGATGCGCTATCTAACGATCGGCTGGGGTTTCGCGGGAAGCTCAGTGCGCTGGCGCGGGTCTGGCGGTCTGGGGCGGATTGATTGGCGTTGTTCGGGGTGCGCACCCGCTGGCCTGTGCACCCGCCTTGGAACAATGGCCCACAAACGCAGGGCTAAGATCACCCGCCACAAAGACAGACCCACCAATGCGCATAGCCCTCCTCTCCGACATCCACGGCAACCTCCCCGCACTCGAAGCCGTGGTCGAAGACATTGCCCGCCGCGGCGCAGATGTCATCGTCAACCTGGGCGACAGCCTCTCCGGCCCACTGATGCCGCTGGAGACCGCGCAGTTCCTGATGGCGCAGGGCTGGGTTCATCTTGCGGGCAACCATGAACGCCAGCTTCTCACAACGCCCGCGGAAAAGCGCGGCCCGTCCGATGCGTTCGCGCATGCCCGGCTCGGCGCCAAGGAGTTCGAGTGGATCGCGTCGCTCGGGCACACCCTGCGCTTCAGTCCGGAAGTTTTGCTCTGCCACGGTACGCCTTCCAGCGACCTCGAATACTTCCTGGAGACAGTGGAGCCCTCAGTATTCCGCGCTGCGACCCAAGCGGAAATCGATGCGCGCCTCGGCCAGGTCGATGCACAGCTGATCGCTTGCGGGCATACGCATGTGCCGCGCGTGGCGCATGCATCCGGCGGGCAGCTGATCGTCAATCCAGGCAGCGTGGGCCTGCCGGCCTACGACGACATTCATCCGTACCCGCACGCCGTGGAAACCGGCTCGCCGAACGCGCGCTATGCCATCGTGGAGCGCCACGAAAGCGGATGGGCCTCCCGGCTGATTGCGGTGCCCTACGACCACACGGCCATGGCGGCGCTGGCGCTGAAGAACGGGCGGCCGGACTGGGCGCATGCCCTTGCCACCGGCCGCATGTCCTAGAGCTTTCAGTTCAATGGCCGAACGCGATCTGGGCGCTGTCCACCGCGCCGATGCGCACGCCGAAGCTGGTGATGTCCGATAGCGTGGCGTTGTGGTGTGCGCGAATGAAGGCGCCCGTGGCATGCGGCTTGTCGTGCGAGGTGTGCGCATCGGCCGCCAGCATGACCTCGTAGCCCAGCGCGGCGGCGCGCCGCACGGCGGTGTCCACGCAGAACTCCGACGAATAGCCGCAGATCACCACGCGCTGCACCGCATGCCCCGTCAGCCACGCTTCGAGGGGCGTGCGCAGGAACGAGTCGGCCGTGTTCTTGCGGATCTTCGTGTCGCTTGCATCCACGTGCAGTGCGTCGGCAAGTTGCCAGCGCTCGGAGTCGAACTCCAGGTCGATCTCGTTCTCGTGCTGGATGAAGGCCACCGGCACGCCGGCCGCGCGTGCGCGCTCTGTCAGCGCATTGATGCGCTGGATCACCTGTTCGGCTTCGTGGGGGCGCGGCGGGTCGTCGAAGAGGCCGCGTTGCATGTCGATGACGAGAACGGCAGTTTTCATGGAAGTGGAAAGCAGGCAAGGACTCGGGGCCGCGCCGAGTATGCCCCGCCACCCGCCACCCGCCGGCCGCCTCAGTTCCAGGCGCTGACTTCGAGCCGCACCTTGCCGCTGATGCCCGGTGCCGCCGCTGCCGCGCCCAGGCTCGAAAGCGGCACGATGCACTGCTGCTTGCCGTTGGCCAGCTGCGTCGAACTCATCGGCAGCGAGGCCTTGCCCGCGGTGTCGGTCTGCCAGCCGTATTTGATATTCCAGTTCTGCGCCGGGTCGTCCGCCTGGGGCGGCGCAAGCTCGATAACCAGCGTGTCGCGGAACAGCGAGCTACCCTCGTAGTGACCGTCGAGCCAGAACTTCTTGTTGACCTGGTAGTCGGGCACGCGCACACCGAGCGTCATCGCGTAGGCCAGCGTCGGCCGGTCCTGCTTCACGCGCGCCTTGTTGGCCAGGAACACGGTCGACAGGTAGATCGAGCGGCGCTCGGGCCTGGCCGGGTCGGTGAGTTCCTTGTGCGTGCGGCAGGCGGGTGAATCTTCTTCGGCCACGCGCCGGCTCAGGTACCAGCGCTTGCCGCGCGGGGCGGCGAGCAGTTCGACCTGGTAGAGCGCATCGACATCGGCGTCCTTGGGCAGGTCGGGCGGCAACGTCACGCCGTCGACGTCGAACCAGAGATCGACGCGCACGTCGCCGAACAAAAAGCGCACGAGGTTCTGGTACGCCTCCTCGGAATTGACGATGCCGAAGTAGCCCGAGTGCGACCGGAAGGCGTAGGCGGTGGCCACGGGCTTGCTGCGCTTTGCCTCGTCGATGGACCAGAGCGAGGCGTTCTCGATGCGCACAAGCCCATCGCTGCCGTGGCCTGCGAACATGCGCGACAGGCCCTTGGCCGCTTCGTAGTCGCCGCGGTTGGAGCCGACCATGCAGAAGAAGCGGTCGGCCGGAAAGGCCGCCGCGGGCAGGAAGTCCATGCGGCCGTCGACCGGCGCCGTGTCCAGGAATTCCGACATCTTCTCGCGGTTGAAGGTGTTCATCTCGTTTGCCGTGAGCCAGCCCGGCACGTTGACGCCGCCCAGGTCGATGCCGTTGTGCGGCGTGGCATAGGTGAACACCTTGTCGACACAGGCGCGCGCGGCCGCGTCGCCGAGCGTGGGGTTCTGCAGAAAGGCCCGCACGACCAGCCCGCCCATCGAATGCGCGACCAGGTAGCAGCGAAAGTCCGCCGCCGAGAAAGCGGCGCCCTCGCGCAGCGCGACCAGGTCGCGCACGCGCAGGATCAGCTTGCTCAGGCCCTGGGCATAGATCTTCACGTCGCGCGCCTTGCCGTCGCCGAGCAGTTCGGAGCCGCTGTCGTAGTAGCGATAGATCACGACGGACGCGGCCGGAATGCCATCCACGTCCTTGCCGGTTTCGTCGGGCGAGGGCTTCCAGTCGTTGTCGAGGATGTCCAGGCCGTTCTGGTAGACGCTCTGGTATTGAAAGTCCGCCAGGAGCCGCACCACCGGAGATTCGAAAACGAACTTCTGCGCCGGCGCGTCCTTCTTGACGGTGGCGCGGTACACGGTGGAGCCCACATTGAAGCCGCAGAACGGGTCGGCCGCCGTGTCGTCACGCTCGGCCTCCGTCATGGCGTAGCCGCGCACGTAGATGATGGGATAGCGGTTGCTGCTCATGGTGTGTGTCGCCTTATCAAGGGCCGCGGGGTTCGGCGCTTTTCAGTGTGCCGCGCGCCGCCGCTGCCGACCATAGAACGCACGGCATACGACAACCGGCGCGGCAATGTCCCTTTTCGCCGAATGTTTCTGCCGTTGAAACCATTGGCAACGAAGCCCCGGCTAAGCTCGCGCCGCAAACACCCCGAACATCCGAATCCATGAATGACGTTGCCCGCCCCCTGCTCTCCCCAAGGCACTTCTTGCGCCGCTTTCGCAGCTACAGCACCTCGCTATTCGCTGCAAGCTGCGCACTGGTAGCGGGCTGCGTGAGCAGCAGCGGGTGCGAGGCACGGTACGACGCATCGCCGCAGTTCAAGGGCTGCGGCTTCCAGAACCTGCCGAACCCGGAAGTCCTGCCTTCCGCCAGCGCCTGGCGGATCTGGTCGCGCTTCATCGTCGGCAGCAAGCTCGACACCGTGCCGGTCGATCCCATTCCCGTGCAGATGCTGAGCACCGCCGACCTGGAGGCGCTCGACCCCAAGGCCAACCACGTGGTGCGGCTCGGGCATTCGTCGCACCTGCTCAAGCTGCAGGGCAAGTACTGGCTGATCGACCCGGTGTTCAGCGAGCGGGCGTCGCCGTTCAGTTTCGCCGGGCCCAAGCGCTTCCACAAGCCGCCGCTCACGCTCGAGCAGCTGCCGCCTATCGAAGGGCTGATTCTTTCGCACGACCACTACGACCATCTTGACGTGGCGACCATCGAGTACCTCGCGCAGCGTGTGCAGCGCTACTTCGTGCCGCTGGGCGTACGCGCCCGGCTGCTGGCCATGGGCGTGCCGGCCGATCGCGTGACGGAGCTCGACTGGTGGCAAGGCGGCGAGCACAACGGCGTGAAGCTCACCGCCACGCCCGCGCAGCACTTCTCGGGCCGCACGCTGAACGACCGGGACCGCACGCTGTGGGCCTCATGGGTGGTGCAAAGCGGCGACCAGCGCATCTTCTACAGCGGCGACTCGGGCTACTTTCCGGGCTTCAAGCAGATCGGCGAGCGCTTCGG from Variovorax paradoxus includes these protein-coding regions:
- a CDS encoding esterase/lipase family protein, which codes for MSSNRYPIIYVRGYAMTEAERDDTAADPFCGFNVGSTVYRATVKKDAPAQKFVFESPVVRLLADFQYQSVYQNGLDILDNDWKPSPDETGKDVDGIPAASVVIYRYYDSGSELLGDGKARDVKIYAQGLSKLILRVRDLVALREGAAFSAADFRCYLVAHSMGGLVVRAFLQNPTLGDAAARACVDKVFTYATPHNGIDLGGVNVPGWLTANEMNTFNREKMSEFLDTAPVDGRMDFLPAAAFPADRFFCMVGSNRGDYEAAKGLSRMFAGHGSDGLVRIENASLWSIDEAKRSKPVATAYAFRSHSGYFGIVNSEEAYQNLVRFLFGDVRVDLWFDVDGVTLPPDLPKDADVDALYQVELLAAPRGKRWYLSRRVAEEDSPACRTHKELTDPARPERRSIYLSTVFLANKARVKQDRPTLAYAMTLGVRVPDYQVNKKFWLDGHYEGSSLFRDTLVIELAPPQADDPAQNWNIKYGWQTDTAGKASLPMSSTQLANGKQQCIVPLSSLGAAAAAPGISGKVRLEVSAWN
- a CDS encoding metallophosphoesterase family protein: MRIALLSDIHGNLPALEAVVEDIARRGADVIVNLGDSLSGPLMPLETAQFLMAQGWVHLAGNHERQLLTTPAEKRGPSDAFAHARLGAKEFEWIASLGHTLRFSPEVLLCHGTPSSDLEYFLETVEPSVFRAATQAEIDARLGQVDAQLIACGHTHVPRVAHASGGQLIVNPGSVGLPAYDDIHPYPHAVETGSPNARYAIVERHESGWASRLIAVPYDHTAMAALALKNGRPDWAHALATGRMS
- a CDS encoding MBL fold metallo-hydrolase, whose translation is MNDVARPLLSPRHFLRRFRSYSTSLFAASCALVAGCVSSSGCEARYDASPQFKGCGFQNLPNPEVLPSASAWRIWSRFIVGSKLDTVPVDPIPVQMLSTADLEALDPKANHVVRLGHSSHLLKLQGKYWLIDPVFSERASPFSFAGPKRFHKPPLTLEQLPPIEGLILSHDHYDHLDVATIEYLAQRVQRYFVPLGVRARLLAMGVPADRVTELDWWQGGEHNGVKLTATPAQHFSGRTLNDRDRTLWASWVVQSGDQRIFYSGDSGYFPGFKQIGERFGGFDLALMENGAYDAYWPAVHMTPEQSVQAFEDLRGKVLYSVHNTTFDLAFHTWHDPLNRIANLSQARKIELATPVIGEVLTVGKARTNVRWWEGLK
- a CDS encoding amino acid ABC transporter permease — its product is MRTFGFPEFLFILEAAKWTLALSAIAFVGGAILGLIIALMRTSESAWARGVSTTFIQIFQGTPLLLQLFLVFFGAPVLGLDINPWVAAGVALILNSAAFLGEIWRGCIEAVPRGQWEAAQALSLKYSARMRDVVLPQAFKIALAPTVGYLVQIIKGTSLAAIIGFVEVTRAGQIVNNATFQPLIVFSVVAAIYFAICWPLSLLAGRMERKRARALAR
- a CDS encoding cysteine hydrolase family protein translates to MKTAVLVIDMQRGLFDDPPRPHEAEQVIQRINALTERARAAGVPVAFIQHENEIDLEFDSERWQLADALHVDASDTKIRKNTADSFLRTPLEAWLTGHAVQRVVICGYSSEFCVDTAVRRAAALGYEVMLAADAHTSHDKPHATGAFIRAHHNATLSDITSFGVRIGAVDSAQIAFGH
- a CDS encoding amino acid ABC transporter permease, producing the protein MNYQFQFDAVFAAWPLLLKGTWITIQLSLSATLIGLVVAIFCAWGKTSGPGWLRFVINAYIEVIRNTPFLVQLFFFFFALPAIGLRWSPQTAALVAMVVNLGAYATEIIRAGIESIPKGQIEAGRALNLKPWEIFRFVIIKPALKAIYPALTSQFILLMLSSAVVSVISADDLTSVAANLQSQTFRSFEIYIVVAAIYLALALAFSAMFKLIYKRTLNYPDRR